A stretch of Pseudolysobacter antarcticus DNA encodes these proteins:
- a CDS encoding hydroxymethylglutaryl-CoA lyase — translation MYPKQVRIVEVGARDGLQNEKTIVPTASKIELIDRLSACGLRSIEATSFVSPKWIPQLADATEVYTGIEKKSGVSYPVLVPNLQGYERARAVNVSEIAVFTAASEAFAQKNINASIDESIERFRPVIERAQADGIKVRGYVSTVLGCPYQGEVPVADVVRVAQRLHELGCYEISLGDTIGIGTPKKAQEMLAAVAAVVPMTSLAVHFHDTRGQALANILACLELGVSVIDSAVSGVGGCPYARGASGNVASEDVVYMLQGLGIETGIDLDRLIATGLWLSAQLGRETSSKVARAAA, via the coding sequence ATGTATCCGAAACAGGTTCGCATCGTCGAAGTCGGCGCGCGCGACGGCTTGCAGAACGAAAAAACCATCGTGCCGACCGCGAGCAAGATCGAGCTGATCGATCGTCTTTCGGCCTGCGGTTTGCGCAGTATCGAGGCGACGAGTTTTGTCAGTCCGAAGTGGATTCCGCAACTCGCCGACGCCACCGAGGTATATACCGGCATCGAGAAAAAATCCGGCGTGAGTTATCCGGTACTCGTGCCGAATCTGCAAGGTTACGAACGTGCGCGCGCCGTGAACGTCAGCGAGATCGCGGTGTTCACCGCGGCTTCCGAAGCGTTTGCGCAGAAGAACATCAATGCCAGCATCGATGAATCGATCGAGCGTTTTCGCCCAGTCATTGAGCGCGCGCAGGCCGACGGTATCAAGGTGCGTGGTTATGTCTCGACCGTGCTCGGCTGTCCATATCAGGGTGAGGTTCCGGTTGCCGATGTCGTGCGCGTGGCGCAGCGTTTGCACGAACTCGGCTGCTACGAAATTTCGCTCGGCGATACGATCGGCATCGGTACACCGAAGAAGGCGCAAGAGATGCTCGCAGCCGTCGCGGCGGTCGTGCCGATGACATCGCTCGCGGTCCATTTTCACGATACGCGCGGCCAGGCGCTGGCGAATATTCTGGCGTGTCTCGAACTCGGCGTGAGCGTGATCGACAGCGCGGTTTCCGGCGTCGGCGGTTGCCCGTACGCGCGCGGCGCGAGCGGCAATGTTGCGAGCGAAGATGTGGTTTACATGCTGCAAGGTCTTGGCATCGAAACCGGCATCGATCTCGATCGACTGATCGCCACCGGTCTCTGGTTGAGCGCGCAACTGGGCCGCGAAACGTCGAGCAAAGTGGCGCGCGCCGCTGCTTGA